TCGGGTACTCGAACGGGACGAAATCCATCGGTTCCGCTTCGGGCAGACCTTCCATTTTCGAGAAGATCGCCTTTACGAGCTCATCGATATTATCATACGCCGCAGCGGAAATAACGATCGGCGAAATCCCGGTGTTTTCCGCAAATTTCGAGATATTTTCTTTATCTTCCAAAAGGTCCGTTTTATTCGCGACCACGATTTCGGGAAGCTCTGCGAGGAATTCGTTATACTGCTTTAACTCTTCGCGGATCGTCCGATAATCGGCGACGGGATCGCGCCCTTCGATGCCGGAAATATCGACGACGTGGACGAGCAGACGGACGCGCTCGATATGGCGAAGGAAAGTATGCCCGAGCCCGAAGCCTTCCGCCGCGCCCTCGATCAAACCGGGAATATCCGCGATGACGTAGCTTTTGTCATACGCTTTGATCACGCCGAGGTTGGGCGAAAGCGTCGTAAAATGATAATTCGCGATCTTGGGTTTCGCGTTCGTGAGAACGGAGAGCAAGGTCGATTTTCCGACGTTCGGGAAGCCGATGAGCCCGATATCCGCGATCGTTTTGAGTTCGAGCGTAAGCGTGCGTTCGATCGTAACTTCGCCGAGCTCCGCAAAGTTCGGCGTGCGCCGAGTCGGCGTGGCGAATCGCGCGTTTCCGCGCCCGCCTTTTCCGCCTTTCAAGATGACTTTCCGATCGCCGTCCTTAAACATATCGGCGATCACCCCGCCCGTCTCTTTATCTTTGACGATCGTTCCGGTCGGAACTTTGACGATGATATCCTGCCCGTTTTTCCCGAAGCAGTTGCCACCCTCTCCCGGCGCGCCGTTTTCCGCGCGGAAATGCTTCTTAAACTTAAAATCGATCAAACTTGTCAACGAGGAATCCGCCACGAAAATAACGGAGCCGCCTCTGCCGCCGTCGCCGCCGTCCGGACCTCCGCACATAACGTATTTTTCGCGGTGAAAACTGACTTTTCCGTCGCCGCCGTTTCCCGCTTTTGCATAGATATTCACATAATCCAAGAACATAACTCAGTATACTCCGTTTATTATTTCAACCGATCGACGGCGGGGTCTTCGCCCGATGCAAGCAACGATCGCTCAACAGGCAGTTTTCGCAAGACGGCGATTTCGCTTTGCAAACGTATCTTCCGTGATGGATCAAAAGGTGATGGACGTGCGACCACGACTTTTCGGGAAAAATCCGGCATAAATCCTTTTCGACTTGCAAAGGATCTTTTCCGCTCGACAAACCGAGGCGATGGCTCAGGCGAAAGACGTGCGTATCCACGGCGAAAGCGTTCCCGCCGAACGCGACGGCGCAGACGACGTTCGCTGTCTTTCTCCCTACGCCCGGAAGCTTCATAAGCTCGCTTTGCGTTTCGGGGATCTTCCCGCCGTACTCCTTGACGATCGCGCTTGCCGCTCCCTTGATGTTTCTCGCTTTATCGTGATAAAAACCGCAGCTTTTGATCGCGTTTTCGAGCGTTTCGAGATCAAGGTCGGCGATCGCCTGCGGCGTATTCGCGATCTTGAAAAGCTCTTTCGTTACGAGATTTACGCGTTTATCCGTGCATTGCGCGGACAAAATGACGGCGACGAGAAGCTCGAACGGCGAAGTAAAGTTCAATTCGCATTCGGCGTTCGGATGCATCTGTTCGAGATCGCGTATAAATTTCTCCGTATCCATAGGTCAAATATATCATATATCGCGCAAATTCTCAACGTTTTTCGGGAATTCTCGCAAAAATCTTCGGAAACCGCGACTTCATTCGTCGTAAAACCCTTTGAAGGAAAAATAATCTCCGGCAGATAAGACCCGCTCCGCGACTCCGAGCGCGGACGCTTTGAATTTGACGGACAAGCCGCACGCGGAGGAAATGCGCGAAGGCGTGTTTACCGCGCGAACCAAAACGCCCTGTCTTTCCATCTTTCCTCCGAACTCGATCGCCTCTTTTCTGGACTTGAAAACCGCAATTTTATATTTCATTTTTCTTTTCTCCTTTGTAGTATGTACGGACACGAAAACGATCGGATTTCAATATACTATATTAGCCGATCGGAAAAAAATTTCCTGTCGCGGGAGAAACGCCATGATCTATTTCGATAACGCCGCAACGTCCGTTTTCAAGCCGAAAAAAGCACTCAAAGCCGCCGCGTACGCGCTGAAACACAGCGCCAATCCGGGAAGAAGCAGCCACGATCAAGCGATCCGAACCGCGCGTATGATCCAAAGAGCGCGCGAAGAGATCATAAGCTTCGTCCACGCGAAACACCACGTCGTCACTTTTACGAAAAACTGCACGGAAGCGCTGAACCTCGCCCTTCTCGGAACGGCGAAACTCGGGGGGCACGTCATAACGACGGCGTTTGAACATAATTCCGTCCTTCGACCTTTGCATATGCTGAAAAAGGAAGGTTTAATATCGCTGACCGTCCTCAACCCGACGAAAGACGGCGCGCTCGACGTAAAAGAGATCGAAAACGCGATCAAC
Above is a genomic segment from Clostridia bacterium containing:
- the obgE gene encoding GTPase ObgE, coding for MFLDYVNIYAKAGNGGDGKVSFHREKYVMCGGPDGGDGGRGGSVIFVADSSLTSLIDFKFKKHFRAENGAPGEGGNCFGKNGQDIIVKVPTGTIVKDKETGGVIADMFKDGDRKVILKGGKGGRGNARFATPTRRTPNFAELGEVTIERTLTLELKTIADIGLIGFPNVGKSTLLSVLTNAKPKIANYHFTTLSPNLGVIKAYDKSYVIADIPGLIEGAAEGFGLGHTFLRHIERVRLLVHVVDISGIEGRDPVADYRTIREELKQYNEFLAELPEIVVANKTDLLEDKENISKFAENTGISPIVISAAAYDNIDELVKAIFSKMEGLPEAEPMDFVPFEYPKSDPSEFSVERLSDGSFEVAGGLVEMLIRKIVLSDVESNRYFQNILKEKGVIARLKELGAKDGDTIVVGDVEFELWE
- the nth gene encoding endonuclease III, giving the protein MDTEKFIRDLEQMHPNAECELNFTSPFELLVAVILSAQCTDKRVNLVTKELFKIANTPQAIADLDLETLENAIKSCGFYHDKARNIKGAASAIVKEYGGKIPETQSELMKLPGVGRKTANVVCAVAFGGNAFAVDTHVFRLSHRLGLSSGKDPLQVEKDLCRIFPEKSWSHVHHLLIHHGRYVCKAKSPSCENCLLSDRCLHRAKTPPSIG
- a CDS encoding DUF3343 domain-containing protein yields the protein MKYKIAVFKSRKEAIEFGGKMERQGVLVRAVNTPSRISSACGLSVKFKASALGVAERVLSAGDYFSFKGFYDE